From Homalodisca vitripennis isolate AUS2020 chromosome 1, UT_GWSS_2.1, whole genome shotgun sequence, the proteins below share one genomic window:
- the LOC124356561 gene encoding zwei Ig domain protein zig-8-like isoform X2, producing the protein MKRHYSMELNIFVFLFLSHQGAAHTKRYLMNDVMQETPTPGAGPTFDTSVPGNLTGLVGKTAYLNCRVKNLGNRTVSWVRHRDIHLLTVGRYTYTSDQRFESVHSPHTEDWTLRIRYPQKEDSGTYECQISTTPPVGHPVYLSIVEPTTEIIGGPEMYINIGSTINLTCVVSFAPEPPPTVLWRHNRKLINFENSRGGISLVTEKGVVTRSRLLIQKADKADNGIYSCDPSTAAAATIHVHILNGEHPAAMHHGHGNSHLGPPMLAAFLLPILTNIFVNGLVL; encoded by the exons ATGAAGAGACACTACTCAATGGAACTTAACATTTTCGTGTTTCTTTTTCTTTCCCATCAAG GTGCAGCTCACACAAAGAGATACCTAATGAATGACGTCATGCAAGAGACACCCACACCGGGGGCAGGACCTACATTTGACACTTCTGTTCCGGGAAATCTGACCGGCCTGGTCGGTAAGACAGCCTATCTCAACTGCCGTGTCAAGAACCTGGGCAACAGAAct GTGTCATGGGTGAGGCATAGAGACATACACCTACTCACTGTAGGCAGATACACATACACTAGTGACCAGAGGTTCGAGTCTGTCCACTCTCCTCACACAGAGGACTGGACTCTTAGGATACGCTACCCGCAGAAAGAGGATTCGGGGACGTACGAGTGTCAGATCAGCACTACTCCCCCAGTAGGTCATCCCGTCTATCTCAGCATTGTTG AACCAACAACAGAGATAATTGGAGGGCCggaaatgtatataaacattggGAGCACAATAAATTTGACCTGCGTAGTCTCGTTTGCTCCTGAGCCACCGCCTACTGTATTATGGCGGCACAACAGGAag CTGATTAACTTCGAGAACAGTCGAGGTGGCATCAGCTTGGTGACGGAGAAGGGGGTGGTGACTCGGAGCCGACTCCTCATACAGAAGGCGGACAAAGCGGACAATGGAATCTACTCCTGTGATCCTTCAACAGCTGCGGCTGCTACTATACACGTCCACATACTGAATG GTGAACACCCCGCCGCCATGCACCACGGTCACGGCAACAGTCACCTGGGCCCGCCCATGCTGGCCGCCTTCCTGCTCCCGATCCTCACCAACATCTTCGTGAACGGGCTCGTGCTGTGA
- the LOC124356561 gene encoding zwei Ig domain protein zig-8-like isoform X1 yields the protein MKRHYSMELNIFVFLFLSHQGAAHTKRYLMNDVMQETPTPGAGPTFDTSVPGNLTGLVGKTAYLNCRVKNLGNRTVSWVRHRDIHLLTVGRYTYTSDQRFESVHSPHTEDWTLRIRYPQKEDSGTYECQISTTPPVGHPVYLSIVEPTTEIIGGPEMYINIGSTINLTCVVSFAPEPPPTVLWRHNRKLINFENSRGGISLVTEKGVVTRSRLLIQKADKADNGIYSCDPSTAAAATIHVHILNGEHPAAMHHGHGSSHLGPPMLAAFLLPILTNIFVNGLVL from the exons ATGAAGAGACACTACTCAATGGAACTTAACATTTTCGTGTTTCTTTTTCTTTCCCATCAAG GTGCAGCTCACACAAAGAGATACCTAATGAATGACGTCATGCAAGAGACACCCACACCGGGGGCAGGACCTACATTTGACACTTCTGTTCCGGGAAATCTGACCGGCCTGGTCGGTAAGACAGCCTATCTCAACTGCCGTGTCAAGAACCTGGGCAACAGAAct GTGTCATGGGTGAGGCATAGAGACATACACCTACTCACTGTAGGCAGATACACATACACTAGTGACCAGAGGTTCGAGTCTGTCCACTCTCCTCACACAGAGGACTGGACTCTTAGGATACGCTACCCGCAGAAAGAGGATTCGGGGACGTACGAGTGTCAGATCAGCACTACTCCCCCAGTAGGTCATCCCGTCTATCTCAGCATTGTTG AACCAACAACAGAGATAATTGGAGGGCCggaaatgtatataaacattggGAGCACAATAAATTTGACCTGCGTAGTCTCGTTTGCTCCTGAGCCACCGCCTACTGTATTATGGCGGCACAACAGGAag CTGATTAACTTCGAGAACAGTCGAGGTGGCATCAGCTTGGTGACGGAGAAGGGGGTGGTGACTCGGAGCCGACTCCTCATACAGAAGGCGGACAAAGCGGACAATGGAATCTACTCCTGTGATCCTTCAACAGCTGCGGCTGCTACTATACACGTCCACATACTGAATG GTGAACACCCCGCCGCCATGCACCACGGTCACGGCAGCAGTCACCTGGGCCCGCCCATGCTAGCCGCCTTCCTGCTCCCGATCCTGACCAACATCTTCGTGAACGGGCTCGTGCTGTGA